In one Magallana gigas chromosome 7, xbMagGiga1.1, whole genome shotgun sequence genomic region, the following are encoded:
- the LOC105340420 gene encoding F-box/LRR-repeat protein 15 isoform X2 encodes MEEAASTNEVSEDTDDASEKHEEEELTFLDIPWEDVIFKYIMPCLPLQTKFQMRRVSKQCLEMMTLYFSISRTVNTCRIANKMTAGALSLMTKNNTGLHDLVLRNSKDWLTDPVLIPVLKQNQKLQRLDISNCSFVTNSSLQVLGVNCKNVRTVCLTDCHWVSVEGLTVLAFHCVNIESLDLTGCWGITDEAITLLAMQCKKLQYLSMAKIYGLTDYAMSILAREATSIRHLNIRGCWRLSDDSIRILAEYATNLKALEARECRDITENSLYKLRNRGVKIDVRPPQPPRGLAGLRHRSRRLNVQI; translated from the exons ATGGAAGAGGCAGCATCAACTAATGAAGTGAGCGAGGACACAGATGATGCATC GGAGAAGCATGAGGAAGAGGAGCTGACATTTCTAGATATTCCTTGGGAGGATGTGATTTTCAAGTACATCATGCCTTGTCTTCCTCTTCAAACCAAGTTCCAAATGAGGAGAGTCTCCAAACAGTGCCTGGAGATGATGACGCTTTATTTTAGCATCAGTAGGACTGTGAACACATGTCGCATTGCAAACAAAATGACGGCAGGGGCACTGTCCTTAATGACAAAAAACAACACAGGTCTCCATGATCTAGTGCTGAGGAACTCCAAGGACTGGCTTACTGACCCTGTACTGATTCCTGTcctgaaacaaaatcaaaagctgCAGCGACTGGACATCTCCAACTGTTCCTTTGTAACCAACAGCTCTCTCCAGGTGTTAGGAGTTAATTGTAAGAACGTCAGAACGGTCTGTTTGACCGACTGTCATTGGGTCAGTGTGGAGGGACTGACAGTTCTCGCCTTTCATTGTGTCAACATAGAGAGCCTGGACCTAACAGGATGCTGGGGAATCACTGACGAGGCCATCACACTTCTTGCCATGCAGTGCAAGAA GTTGCAATATCTGTCCATGGCCAAAATCTACGGACTCACCGATTATGCCATGTCAATTTTGGCCAGAGAAGCCACTTCAATACGACATCTAAACATCAGAGGGTGTTGGCGGCTTTCTGATGACTCCATCAG GATTCTAGCAGAATATGCCACAAATCTGAAAGCTTTAGAGGCTCGTGAATGTAGAGATATTACTGAAAACAGTCTGTATAAACTCAGAAACAGAGGAGTGAAAATTGATGTCCGTCCACCCCAGCCTCCCCGAGGACTAGCAGGGCTCCGACATCGATCCAGGAGACTCAATGTGCAAATATAG
- the LOC105340420 gene encoding F-box/LRR-repeat protein 15 isoform X1 produces MEEAASTNEVSEDTDDASEKHEEEELTFLDIPWEDVIFKYIMPCLPLQTKFQMRRVSKQCLEMMTLYFSISRTVNTCRIANKMTAGALSLMTKNNTGLHDLVLRNSKDWLTDPVLIPVLKQNQKLQRLDISNCSFVTNSSLQVLGVNCKNVRTVCLTDCHWVSVEGLTVLAFHCVNIESLDLTGCWGITDEAITLLAMQCKKLQYLSMAKIYGLTDYAMSILAREATSIRHLNIRGCWRLSDDSIRSLAERSRNLRVLEVRECKDITETALIVLRMQGVRIDRPQPSKLGFGWLKNRSKLLRCREFNMIGLFRK; encoded by the exons ATGGAAGAGGCAGCATCAACTAATGAAGTGAGCGAGGACACAGATGATGCATC GGAGAAGCATGAGGAAGAGGAGCTGACATTTCTAGATATTCCTTGGGAGGATGTGATTTTCAAGTACATCATGCCTTGTCTTCCTCTTCAAACCAAGTTCCAAATGAGGAGAGTCTCCAAACAGTGCCTGGAGATGATGACGCTTTATTTTAGCATCAGTAGGACTGTGAACACATGTCGCATTGCAAACAAAATGACGGCAGGGGCACTGTCCTTAATGACAAAAAACAACACAGGTCTCCATGATCTAGTGCTGAGGAACTCCAAGGACTGGCTTACTGACCCTGTACTGATTCCTGTcctgaaacaaaatcaaaagctgCAGCGACTGGACATCTCCAACTGTTCCTTTGTAACCAACAGCTCTCTCCAGGTGTTAGGAGTTAATTGTAAGAACGTCAGAACGGTCTGTTTGACCGACTGTCATTGGGTCAGTGTGGAGGGACTGACAGTTCTCGCCTTTCATTGTGTCAACATAGAGAGCCTGGACCTAACAGGATGCTGGGGAATCACTGACGAGGCCATCACACTTCTTGCCATGCAGTGCAAGAA GTTGCAATATCTGTCCATGGCCAAAATCTACGGACTCACCGATTATGCCATGTCAATTTTGGCCAGAGAAGCCACTTCAATACGACATCTAAACATCAGAGGGTGTTGGCGGCTTTCTGATGACTCCATCAG GAGTCTTGCTGAACGCAGCAGAAATCTGAGAGTGTTAGAGGTGCGTGAATGTAAGGACATTACAGAAACGGCCCTGATTGTTCTACGAATGCAGGGTGTCAGAATTGATCGGCCACAACCATCTAAACTGGGATTTGGTTGGTTAAAAAACAGGAGTAAACTGCTTAGGTGCAGAGAATTCAATATGATTGGGCTTTTCAGgaaataa